Within Amycolatopsis sp. FDAARGOS 1241, the genomic segment CCCAACGGCGAGGGCTTCGCGATCTTCAACATCGCCGACTCCGCGATCTGCGTCGGCGGTGCGCTCATCGTCCTGCTCTCGCTGCTGGGCAGGGACTACGACGGCACCACGACCCGGAGCAAGAAGAAGGCCGGGGAAGCTGCGTGAGCGCCCGGATGCTGCCCGTCCCGGACGGGCTCGACGGCATGCGCGTGGACGCCGGGCTGGCCAAGCTGCTGGGCCTTTCGCGCACCGTGGTGGCGGAGCTGGCCGAGTCCGGCGACGTGCTGCTCGACGGCAGGCCCGCGGGCAAGTCCGACCGCCTGGCCGCCGGTGGCCTGCTCGAAGTGACGCTGCCCGACCCGGCGGCGCCGGTGCAGGTCGTGGCCGAGCCGGTGGAGGGTATGAAGATCCTCCACGACGACGACGACATCGTCGTGATCTCGAAGCCGGTGGGTGTCGCCGTGCACCCGAGCCCGGGCTGGACCGGCCCGACGGTCGTCGGCGGGCTCGCGGCGGCGGGCCTGCGCATCGCGACGTCCGGCGCGGCCGAGCGCCAGGGTGTGGTGCACCGCCTCGACGCCGGCACCACGGGTGTGATGGTCGTGGCCAAGAGCGAGCACGCGTACACGGTGCTCAAGCGGGCGTTCAAGGAACGCACCGTCGACAAGGGCTACCACGCCGTGGTCCAGGGCCACCCGGACCCGATGCGCGGCACCATCGACGCACCCATCGACCGCCACCCGCGCCACGACTACAAGTTCGCCGTGGTCGCCGGCGGGCGCCCGAGCGTGACGCACTACGAGGTGGTGGAGGCGTTCCGGGCCGC encodes:
- a CDS encoding RluA family pseudouridine synthase, giving the protein MSARMLPVPDGLDGMRVDAGLAKLLGLSRTVVAELAESGDVLLDGRPAGKSDRLAAGGLLEVTLPDPAAPVQVVAEPVEGMKILHDDDDIVVISKPVGVAVHPSPGWTGPTVVGGLAAAGLRIATSGAAERQGVVHRLDAGTTGVMVVAKSEHAYTVLKRAFKERTVDKGYHAVVQGHPDPMRGTIDAPIDRHPRHDYKFAVVAGGRPSVTHYEVVEAFRAASLAHVKLETGRTHQIRVHFSALRHPCVGDLTYGADPVLARHLGLSRQWLHARTLGFAHPADGRWVEFEAEYPDDLAHALEVLREESY